The bacterium DNA window CGACATGGAAAGAATGCAGCCAGTTAAAATCCCCGGTAAAGCAACGGGCAAAACCTGACACCAAATTGTCTGCCACTTGGTTGCACCAAGCGCAAGCGATCCTTCGCGAATTGATTTTGGCACTGTGCGCAAGGCCTCGCGTGTCGCGATGATAATCACCGGTAGCACTAAGAGTGAAAGCGTTAACGCCCCTGCAATTAAGCTTCTACCGAGCCCAGCGTAGCGAGCAAAAAGCTGCAGCCCAAGAAGGCCGTAAATAATTGAGGGCACACCTGCTAAATTTGCAATATTTAATTCAATTAATCGCGTAAACCAGTTCTTCCCTGCATACTCTTCAAGGTAAATCGCGGCAGAGACACCAACCGGCACAGCAATTGCTGCCGTCAAAATCATCAAATAAAAACTCCCTGCCAAGGCTGACAGAATACCCGCTTTCTCAGCAAAACGCGAAGGAAAAGAGCTTAGAAACTTATAGCTCAGTCGCCCGAACCCAGAACTAAGCACATCATAGATCAAGGCTAAAAGCACACCAAGGGCCAAGACAATTGCCAGGATCGCAATCAACTTGAAAACAAGCTCTGCAACTGAAATTTTTTGGCCGGAGAAAATCATTGTAAAGATTATTGAAAAGACCTTTTGTAGCGCTCGCGCAGCGTAATGCTAATAAAGTTAAGAACTAGTGTGATGATAAAAAGCATCAAGCCAACTGCAAATATCGTTTGATACTCTAAAGTGCCGTGTGGAGTATCGCCGAGAGAGACTTGCACAATATAAGCTGTCATTGTCTCCATTGAGCGCAGCGGATTAAGTGTAAAAATTGGCTCCTGTCCGGCAGCGATAGCAACAATCATCGTCTCGCCAACTGCACGAGAGACTGCAATGATAAATGCTGCAGTAATTCCACCGAGCGCTGCAGGCACAAGCACTGAAAAAATCATTTGTAGCTTAGATGCACCAAGCGCATAGGCACCTTCCCGTAAGCTTGCAGGCACAACAAAAAGCGCATCTTCGCTAAGGGACGCAACCATCGGCAGAATCATAAAACCCATCACAATGCCTGCACCAAGGGCATTAAAGCTAGTCAGCTCTGGAATAAACTTCTGCAGAAACGGCGTTACTGAGAGCAAGGCAAAATAACCAAAAACAATTGTTGGAATGCCTGCTAAAATTTCAAGCATCGGCTTAAGTGTTTTACGCACACGCTCAGAAGCAAATTCACTTAA harbors:
- the pstC gene encoding phosphate ABC transporter permease subunit PstC; translated protein: MNATLDTRVVKEKLIHFCLGTCGCVSILTTLGIVLILVTEAWGFFQHVSLVEFLTDTEWTPLFADKHFGILPLISGTIITSLIALSVAIPLGLIIAIYLSEFASERVRKTLKPMLEILAGIPTIVFGYFALLSVTPFLQKFIPELTSFNALGAGIVMGFMILPMVASLSEDALFVVPASLREGAYALGASKLQMIFSVLVPAALGGITAAFIIAVSRAVGETMIVAIAAGQEPIFTLNPLRSMETMTAYIVQVSLGDTPHGTLEYQTIFAVGLMLFIITLVLNFISITLRERYKRSFQ
- the pstA gene encoding phosphate ABC transporter permease PstA; this encodes MIFSGQKISVAELVFKLIAILAIVLALGVLLALIYDVLSSGFGRLSYKFLSSFPSRFAEKAGILSALAGSFYLMILTAAIAVPVGVSAAIYLEEYAGKNWFTRLIELNIANLAGVPSIIYGLLGLQLFARYAGLGRSLIAGALTLSLLVLPVIIIATREALRTVPKSIREGSLALGATKWQTIWCQVLPVALPGILTGCILSMSRAIGETAPLVTLGALTYVAFVPDGLTSAFTALPIQIFNWTSRPQEAFHANAAAGILVLLIVLLCMNSFAIWLRARFQKKLR